The Nostoc sp. 'Lobaria pulmonaria (5183) cyanobiont' genome window below encodes:
- a CDS encoding DUF2281 domain-containing protein, whose product MNIEEIIIDKVRILPLDKQQEALDFVEFLIAKMQKQELSSQDKNLGVSALTLAQEYIGCVEAASDLSTNKDYMDGYGS is encoded by the coding sequence ATGAACATTGAAGAAATTATTATAGACAAGGTAAGAATATTACCTCTTGATAAGCAACAAGAGGCACTAGATTTTGTAGAATTTTTAATTGCAAAAATGCAAAAGCAAGAGTTATCTTCTCAAGATAAAAATTTAGGGGTTTCGGCTTTGACTCTGGCTCAAGAATACATTGGTTGTGTGGAAGCAGCAAGTGATTTGTCTACGAATAAAGATTATATGGATGGTTACGGTTCATGA
- a CDS encoding cupin domain-containing protein, whose product MAQSLWLFGSRLNIIADHTTTAGQYDLIEGYFLPGTQTPPHRHTRYSEQLYVLEGEFTVWAGENKVVLNAGESFLIPAGTPHVVAALSDQPARGLVVAAPSGFARLIAAVGTVDETEASHMALFDRISTEIGDEILGPPGALPLNMR is encoded by the coding sequence ATGGCACAATCTCTCTGGCTTTTTGGCTCTCGCCTCAACATCATTGCCGATCACACCACTACAGCAGGTCAGTACGATCTGATCGAAGGCTACTTTCTTCCCGGCACACAAACACCCCCCCATCGCCACACGCGCTATTCCGAACAACTCTACGTGCTAGAAGGGGAGTTCACGGTCTGGGCGGGTGAAAACAAGGTTGTGCTAAATGCTGGTGAAAGCTTCCTGATTCCTGCTGGCACACCCCACGTAGTCGCCGCACTTAGCGATCAGCCAGCTCGCGGGTTGGTCGTTGCTGCGCCGAGTGGCTTTGCTCGACTAATCGCAGCAGTTGGTACAGTAGATGAGACAGAAGCATCGCATATGGCGCTGTTTGATCGCATTTCCACCGAGATCGGCGATGAAATTCTGGGACCACCCGGAGCATTACCTCTCAACATGAGGTGA
- the treS gene encoding maltose alpha-D-glucosyltransferase encodes MPNSSLKDDPSWFKNAIIYELGVRTFADSNGDGIGDFPGLTEKLDYLQDLGITAIWLLPFFPSPLKDDGYDIADYTSINSIYGTLEDFKAFLSAAHQRGIRVIIELIINHTSDQHPWFQRARRAPKGSQERDFYVWSDTPEKYQEARIIFQDFETSNWAWDPVAKAYCWHRFYSHQPDLNYDNPLVRQAVFDVLDFWLEMGVDGLRMDAVPYLYEREGTNCENLPETHAYLKELRSHIDAKFPNRMLLAEANQWPEDAAQYFGAGDECHMNFHFPLMPRLFMALRMEDNFPIVDILQQTPSIPDNCQWALFLRNHDELTLEMVTDEDRDFMYGVYAQDPMMRVNLGIRRRLAPLLGNDRRQIELLNSLLLSLPGTPVLYYGDEIGMGDNVYLGDRNGVRTPMQWSSDRNAGFSRANPQRLYLPVIVDSEYHYEALNVEAQRTNTNSLWYWMKRLLATRKRFAALGEGRFELVQSNNRKVFAFSRITSEEDVLVVANLSRYVQTVALDLSTFNGLLPVEIFGSSEFPLITESPYFLSLSPYGFYWFTLQPKPSSTQSLKPQADLATLLVNGSWQNVILQRESKSILESTLRDYLYTCSWFGGKTRTVQSTQIIEAISLPYNQQIAQIVWLQVDYSQGNNETYLLFLAYAEGEQATHLLAQMPQAVIARLRVQGKIDTPPPNTQEVGILFDALADKNFLTSLLDDAIANHHSYKGISGELFGTTTDSFSELRQQLTNSEPTVLNKEEQTNTYIVYGDRLLLKLFRKVEEGLYPDLEIRRFLYQKKRLQNSVFLAGALEYRRANKTGNKTALPTTIGILQEFISDIRSGWDYTLDSLQKYFDLVTTEHATITEVPLPSGSLLDLQRIEIPELAIATITSYLQSAELLGKSTAEFHIALATNIDSSDFAPESFSSLYQRSIYQNARNLTGQVFRLLKERVKYLPTDTQPLALEVLNSQQKILERFQLVVGQKITALRTRHHGNYHLSQVFYTGRDFILPDFEGKAERSLSERRIKRSPLQDVAGMLLSFNYAVNEALGYQKESGMILPENLPLIEQWGQFWYTWVSTSFLNSYLETASQESFLPKTTQELDVLLFAYLLEQAIDAVGNELNNRSDRVEIPLQFILRLLSETA; translated from the coding sequence ATGCCAAACTCCAGCTTGAAAGATGACCCATCATGGTTTAAAAATGCAATTATCTACGAACTAGGTGTTCGCACATTCGCCGACAGTAATGGTGATGGTATTGGTGATTTTCCAGGGCTGACAGAAAAACTAGACTACTTACAAGATTTAGGTATTACTGCCATCTGGTTGTTACCTTTTTTTCCTTCACCACTCAAGGATGATGGTTACGATATTGCTGATTACACTAGTATCAATTCTATCTATGGCACGTTGGAAGACTTTAAAGCGTTTTTGAGCGCTGCTCATCAGCGCGGTATTCGTGTAATTATTGAGTTAATTATTAACCATACCTCTGACCAACATCCTTGGTTTCAAAGAGCACGTCGCGCCCCGAAAGGGAGTCAGGAGCGAGATTTTTATGTTTGGAGTGATACTCCTGAAAAATACCAAGAAGCGCGAATTATCTTCCAAGATTTTGAGACATCTAACTGGGCTTGGGATCCAGTTGCCAAAGCTTATTGCTGGCATCGTTTCTATTCCCATCAGCCTGATTTGAATTATGACAATCCCTTGGTGCGCCAGGCAGTATTTGATGTTCTAGATTTTTGGTTGGAGATGGGTGTAGATGGACTACGTATGGATGCTGTACCTTATCTATACGAACGGGAAGGAACGAACTGCGAAAACTTACCCGAAACCCATGCGTATTTGAAGGAGTTGCGATCGCACATCGACGCGAAATTTCCTAACCGGATGTTGCTAGCTGAGGCAAACCAATGGCCTGAAGATGCAGCTCAATATTTCGGTGCGGGGGATGAGTGTCACATGAACTTTCATTTTCCCCTAATGCCGCGCTTGTTTATGGCATTGCGGATGGAAGATAATTTCCCGATTGTAGATATTCTCCAGCAAACTCCATCCATTCCTGATAACTGTCAGTGGGCATTGTTCCTCCGCAACCATGACGAACTGACTCTAGAAATGGTGACAGATGAAGACCGCGATTTTATGTATGGGGTCTATGCACAAGACCCAATGATGCGGGTAAATTTAGGCATCCGCCGTAGATTAGCGCCGCTTTTGGGCAATGATCGCCGCCAAATTGAGTTACTCAATAGTTTACTGTTATCTCTGCCAGGAACCCCCGTACTTTACTACGGCGATGAAATTGGCATGGGAGATAATGTTTATCTAGGCGATCGCAATGGTGTTCGCACACCTATGCAGTGGAGTTCTGACCGCAACGCAGGTTTTAGTCGCGCCAACCCGCAACGCTTGTATCTACCCGTCATCGTTGACTCAGAATATCACTACGAAGCACTCAACGTCGAGGCACAACGGACTAATACCAATTCTCTGTGGTATTGGATGAAACGTTTACTTGCTACTCGCAAACGGTTTGCGGCATTGGGTGAAGGACGTTTTGAATTGGTACAGTCTAATAATCGCAAAGTTTTTGCCTTCAGCCGGATTACCTCTGAAGAAGATGTCTTGGTAGTAGCAAATTTATCTCGTTATGTGCAAACGGTGGCGTTAGATTTATCAACCTTCAATGGGCTACTACCAGTAGAAATTTTTGGTTCCTCTGAGTTCCCACTGATTACAGAATCGCCCTATTTCCTCAGCTTAAGTCCTTACGGGTTTTACTGGTTCACCTTACAACCTAAACCTAGCTCAACTCAATCTCTTAAACCCCAAGCAGATTTAGCAACTCTGTTGGTAAATGGTTCATGGCAGAATGTGATTTTGCAACGAGAGTCAAAAAGCATTCTAGAATCAACGCTGCGGGATTACCTCTATACCTGTAGCTGGTTTGGCGGCAAAACTCGGACTGTACAATCAACACAAATCATTGAAGCGATTTCTTTACCCTATAACCAGCAGATAGCTCAAATTGTTTGGTTGCAGGTAGATTATAGCCAGGGAAACAACGAAACTTATCTGTTATTTCTCGCCTATGCAGAAGGTGAGCAAGCAACACATCTTTTGGCACAAATGCCGCAAGCTGTGATTGCACGGCTTAGGGTGCAAGGCAAAATAGACACTCCTCCACCCAATACTCAAGAAGTTGGAATTTTATTTGATGCTTTAGCAGACAAGAACTTTCTCACCTCACTCCTAGATGATGCGATCGCTAATCATCACTCTTATAAAGGGATAAGCGGAGAATTATTTGGCACTACTACTGATTCATTCTCCGAATTGCGCCAACAGTTAACCAATAGTGAGCCGACTGTCCTAAATAAAGAAGAACAAACCAATACTTATATAGTTTATGGCGATCGCTTGTTGTTGAAACTCTTCCGCAAAGTCGAGGAGGGTTTGTACCCAGATTTAGAAATCCGGCGTTTCCTATACCAGAAAAAACGCTTGCAAAACTCAGTTTTCCTAGCTGGTGCTTTAGAGTACCGCCGTGCAAATAAAACAGGCAATAAAACTGCCCTACCCACGACTATAGGCATATTACAAGAGTTTATTTCAGATATTCGCAGTGGCTGGGACTACACCCTTGATAGTTTGCAAAAGTACTTTGATTTAGTGACCACAGAACACGCCACTATTACCGAAGTGCCTCTTCCATCAGGTTCCTTGTTGGATTTACAGAGAATTGAGATTCCAGAATTGGCAATTGCAACTATCACTTCTTACCTGCAAAGTGCTGAACTGTTGGGTAAATCCACTGCGGAATTCCATATAGCGCTGGCTACAAATATAGATAGCTCAGACTTTGCTCCAGAATCTTTTTCATCACTTTATCAACGTTCGATATATCAAAATGCACGTAACTTAACTGGACAAGTATTTCGGTTGTTAAAAGAACGAGTAAAATACTTGCCAACCGATACTCAACCATTAGCATTAGAAGTTCTTAATAGCCAACAGAAAATCTTAGAACGCTTTCAGTTAGTTGTCGGGCAAAAAATTACTGCATTGCGGACTCGTCATCATGGAAACTACCATTTATCGCAAGTATTTTACACAGGAAGAGACTTTATTCTTCCTGATTTTGAAGGCAAAGCAGAGCGTAGTTTAAGCGAACGACGCATAAAGCGATCGCCCCTACAAGATGTAGCAGGAATGTTGCTATCTTTCAACTATGCAGTTAACGAAGCTCTAGGCTATCAAAAAGAATCTGGGATGATCCTACCTGAAAATTTACCCCTTATAGAACAATGGGGACAGTTTTGGTATACCTGGGTGAGTACTAGCTTTCTCAATTCTTATTTAGAAACTGCTAGTCAAGAATCTTTCCTTCCAAAGACAACACAAGAACTAGATGTGCTGCTTTTTGCCTATCTTCTAGAGCAAGCGATTGATGCAGTAGGCAATGAACTAAATAATCGCTCCGATCGGGTAGAAATTCCACTCCAATTTATTCTGCGATTACTGAGTGAAACTGCTTAA
- a CDS encoding peroxidase family protein: MSGFGHGSVGTREQAFTHLLSLRAKSYPTHELLKLANSIKSELDTVKDGPDPEENLLLPAGYTYFGQFIDHDLTFDNTSSLNPVDIGSQDRLPSNLRTPRFDLDSLYGDGPDAQPFMYAEDGASLLYKNGTENQVQPTVSNTKLVEDFKNQADQDLLRSPNGRAIVGDKRNDENSIISQIQLSFVKYHNAVVAKLKQNNRRLQDDQKLTGTALFEAARNEVRWVYQKIVIEDFLPRIVNADVLEGLKDKTRDQRAQNYALYTEDKRENLPREFVVAAYRFGHSGVRFGYRLNKDKRFSIFPDSESCNPDNDSLLGFEPLPSHHVIDNWARFFPFTDPGVLPNEPRDEPADKTERPEVRLQLAYKIDSNLVDPLGVLPSPVLPTSQNVGGVIKEVKDAISPDTLPDTKVVPPRPSLALLNLLRGNNYRVQGGQQIVKALQNKGFTQAIPLTSDQLSVRQPAGENSAKDALFKFEPIAESLQNDTPLWFYILAEGQAPLVDHFGVGKSFSEVDLLNGVGAKTQLGWVGGRIVAEVFYGLLDSDRESYINKAPKDWQPILGGNQTVIFANLLKFAGQNIEPPL, encoded by the coding sequence ATGAGTGGATTTGGTCACGGTTCCGTCGGCACACGAGAACAAGCATTTACACATTTACTGTCTTTAAGAGCAAAAAGCTATCCGACCCATGAACTACTAAAACTTGCCAACAGCATAAAGTCAGAGCTTGATACCGTGAAAGATGGTCCTGATCCTGAAGAAAATTTGCTGTTACCAGCAGGTTATACATACTTTGGTCAATTCATCGATCACGATCTAACCTTTGATAACACATCATCTTTAAACCCAGTAGATATTGGTTCTCAAGATCGTTTGCCAAGTAATTTACGAACTCCACGCTTTGATTTGGATTCCTTATACGGTGACGGTCCTGATGCTCAACCTTTTATGTACGCTGAGGATGGAGCTAGTCTTTTATATAAAAATGGTACTGAAAATCAGGTTCAACCTACCGTCAGTAATACAAAGCTAGTTGAAGACTTTAAAAATCAGGCAGATCAAGATTTACTGCGTAGCCCCAATGGTCGCGCGATTGTTGGTGACAAACGTAATGATGAAAACTCGATCATCAGTCAAATTCAATTGTCTTTTGTCAAGTATCATAATGCAGTAGTAGCAAAGCTCAAACAAAATAATCGGAGACTGCAAGACGATCAGAAACTGACGGGTACTGCTTTGTTTGAAGCAGCACGAAACGAAGTACGCTGGGTTTATCAAAAGATAGTGATAGAAGACTTTTTGCCGCGCATTGTTAACGCAGATGTTCTAGAAGGTCTAAAAGACAAAACTCGTGACCAGCGCGCCCAAAACTATGCTCTTTACACAGAAGACAAACGCGAGAATTTACCCCGCGAATTTGTAGTAGCAGCTTACCGCTTTGGACATTCTGGAGTACGTTTTGGTTATCGCCTCAACAAAGATAAAAGATTTAGCATTTTCCCGGATAGTGAAAGTTGCAACCCAGACAATGACAGTTTATTAGGATTCGAGCCACTACCGAGTCATCATGTCATTGATAATTGGGCGCGCTTTTTCCCGTTTACAGACCCAGGAGTGTTGCCTAATGAACCTCGTGACGAGCCTGCTGATAAAACAGAAAGACCAGAAGTACGCTTACAACTAGCTTACAAAATTGATTCCAACTTGGTTGACCCACTTGGCGTTTTACCGTCTCCTGTATTGCCAACCAGCCAGAATGTTGGGGGGGTTATTAAAGAAGTTAAAGATGCGATCAGCCCTGACACCTTACCAGACACGAAAGTAGTACCACCACGTCCATCCCTAGCACTGCTTAATTTATTGCGAGGCAACAACTACAGAGTACAAGGTGGGCAACAGATTGTCAAAGCTTTACAGAACAAAGGTTTTACTCAGGCTATTCCTCTCACATCAGATCAACTCAGTGTGAGACAACCAGCGGGTGAAAATTCGGCAAAGGATGCACTGTTCAAGTTTGAGCCAATTGCTGAGAGTCTGCAAAACGACACCCCACTCTGGTTTTACATCTTAGCTGAGGGTCAAGCTCCTTTAGTAGATCACTTTGGTGTGGGAAAAAGTTTTTCCGAAGTAGATTTACTAAATGGTGTTGGCGCCAAAACTCAGCTAGGTTGGGTAGGTGGTCGGATTGTAGCCGAGGTATTTTATGGACTTTTAGATTCTGATCGGGAATCTTATATTAATAAAGCACCTAAAGATTGGCAGCCAATTTTAGGTGGCAATCAGACAGTTATCTTTGCTAACCTACTCAAATTTGCTGGCCAAAATATCGAACCACCTTTATAG
- a CDS encoding DUF4926 domain-containing protein, which produces MMIQELDRVLLTTNLSEYSLEQGDIGIAVLVHQGGKGYEV; this is translated from the coding sequence ATGATGATTCAAGAACTTGACAGAGTTCTTCTGACAACTAATCTCTCAGAATACAGTTTAGAGCAGGGTGATATAGGTATAGCTGTTTTGGTACATCAGGGTGGCAAAGGATATGAGGTTTAA
- a CDS encoding WD40 repeat domain-containing protein, translating into MRSKQITWKSSAAFAISTLTILVGSSSCANLLSSFRNASVATISVATTQPLRSVQGDSTWVYALAISPDGRFLASGSYDKKIKIWDLPSNTLLYTLEGHGDAVVSLAISPDSKLLASGSWDNRIKLWNLETGQLLRTLDGHTDDVEAVAISPNGKWLASGSADTTIRIWNVQTGVQVHQLSDGKWVRTVAFSPDGQTLASGNESGTLKIWRLMDGAVLKTLNAHSQAVRSVTFSPDGRTLASGSADRTVKLWQMPTGKLLHSLNGHSGVVWSVAFSPDGKRLASGSNDSTIKLWGLPKGKLLENLIGHERGVRSVVFRPHGNMIASSSADKTIKLWSLPKE; encoded by the coding sequence ATGAGATCGAAACAAATTACCTGGAAATCTTCAGCAGCATTCGCAATCAGCACCCTAACGATCTTGGTTGGTAGTAGCAGTTGTGCTAACCTATTGTCTTCCTTCCGAAACGCTAGTGTTGCTACTATCTCTGTTGCAACCACTCAACCTTTACGTTCTGTCCAAGGAGATTCAACTTGGGTTTACGCTCTTGCAATCAGCCCTGATGGACGCTTCCTCGCCAGTGGCAGTTACGATAAAAAAATCAAAATTTGGGATCTGCCTAGTAACACCTTACTCTATACTTTAGAAGGACACGGCGATGCAGTGGTAAGCCTTGCTATCAGTCCAGATAGCAAGCTGCTCGCTAGTGGCAGTTGGGATAACCGTATTAAACTCTGGAATTTAGAGACGGGGCAACTGCTTCGTACTCTAGATGGCCATACAGATGATGTAGAAGCCGTTGCCATCAGCCCCAACGGAAAGTGGTTAGCCAGTGGTAGTGCTGACACAACCATCCGCATCTGGAACGTGCAGACTGGCGTACAAGTTCATCAGTTATCGGATGGAAAGTGGGTAAGAACTGTTGCTTTTAGTCCGGATGGGCAGACCTTAGCTAGTGGCAATGAGAGTGGGACACTCAAAATTTGGCGGCTCATGGATGGTGCTGTTCTAAAAACCCTGAATGCTCATTCACAAGCCGTGCGCTCAGTGACTTTTAGCCCTGATGGACGGACTTTAGCGAGTGGCAGTGCTGATAGGACAGTCAAACTCTGGCAAATGCCCACTGGTAAATTGTTGCACTCCCTAAATGGACATTCAGGAGTTGTGTGGTCAGTGGCTTTCAGTCCCGATGGCAAGAGATTAGCTAGTGGTAGCAATGATAGCACTATCAAGTTATGGGGATTGCCTAAAGGCAAACTCTTGGAGAATTTGATCGGGCATGAGCGAGGCGTGCGGTCAGTAGTTTTCAGACCGCATGGAAACATGATAGCCAGCAGCAGTGCCGACAAAACCATCAAACTCTGGTCTCTTCCTAAAGAGTGA
- a CDS encoding sensor histidine kinase, producing the protein MRKIIWNRIYQEFGLWSLAAPPGILVLVLVILMRIVGGMQFLEWIFLDTMLRLRPPEKPDERVVIVGIDEKDIEWVKQYPVPDRKIAELLTKLETYKPLAIGLDIFKNVPVEPGSEELAKVWRENTNIISIEKIFPPKEISPPQSLPPEQIGFVDLFSDEDSKNRRYLLYTTNPRNEKEDKYSLALQLVTRYLKAKKIEFKTGKNDPNTMMIQETELPRITENFGGYVGINHGDGGLSILMNFRNNYQPFHVVSLRDILNKKNENVYAKLLRDRIVLVGNRNLSTGDLFYTFALSTLELKGQIYGVDYHAHVISQILSTVIDGRPMLHSWGDMGEYTWIVIWGFLPIIIGRLTQSVWKNLLSIALAGVCLFSYGYVMLWLWGVWIPVAPNLVILAVNGVGLSAFAFYQHDKFLLSQINERQNTIQHTFTVIHNGPLQTLAYGLKHMRAKDIPDEQLLEQFEKLNLEIREIGEFLKLETLTSEESLRLGSGLILELNRPLHNLLYEVYSSTLERPDFEYFQILKVKIRNFDPIDDKYLSMGQKRELCLFMEEALCNVGKHAQGVKCVQATGIYHANQYKLSVKDNGIGIISKLENKGTKHSKLLARELGGEFRRESLSPRGTICELSWKPRKVF; encoded by the coding sequence ATGAGAAAGATAATCTGGAATCGCATTTACCAAGAATTTGGGTTATGGTCTCTTGCTGCACCTCCGGGAATACTGGTGTTGGTGTTAGTGATCTTAATGCGTATAGTTGGAGGAATGCAATTTTTAGAATGGATTTTCCTCGATACCATGTTACGTCTGCGTCCCCCAGAAAAACCGGATGAACGTGTAGTAATTGTGGGGATCGACGAAAAAGATATTGAATGGGTTAAGCAATATCCAGTTCCAGATCGGAAGATTGCAGAGTTACTCACCAAGCTAGAAACCTATAAACCGCTAGCAATTGGGCTGGATATATTCAAAAATGTTCCCGTTGAACCTGGTAGCGAAGAACTTGCCAAGGTTTGGCGGGAAAACACTAATATTATTAGTATTGAAAAAATTTTCCCCCCAAAAGAGATTTCTCCACCCCAAAGTTTGCCACCCGAACAAATTGGATTTGTTGATTTATTTAGTGATGAAGATAGTAAAAATCGACGCTATTTGTTATATACAACGAATCCGAGAAATGAGAAAGAAGATAAATATTCTCTAGCGCTACAGTTAGTAACTAGGTACTTAAAAGCGAAAAAAATTGAGTTCAAAACGGGTAAAAATGACCCAAACACAATGATGATTCAGGAGACTGAATTGCCCCGAATTACCGAAAATTTTGGTGGATATGTAGGCATTAATCATGGGGATGGAGGATTGTCAATTTTAATGAACTTCCGCAACAATTATCAGCCCTTTCATGTTGTGTCGCTGCGTGATATTCTCAATAAAAAAAATGAGAATGTTTATGCAAAATTGTTGCGCGATCGCATTGTGTTAGTTGGCAACAGAAATTTAAGTACAGGGGATTTATTTTATACATTTGCTTTGTCAACATTAGAATTAAAAGGTCAAATTTACGGTGTTGACTATCATGCTCATGTCATCAGTCAAATTCTCAGTACTGTAATTGATGGTCGCCCAATGTTGCACAGTTGGGGAGATATGGGAGAATATACATGGATAGTTATTTGGGGTTTTCTACCGATTATTATTGGACGGCTGACCCAATCTGTGTGGAAAAATCTACTTAGTATTGCTCTCGCGGGAGTTTGTCTGTTTAGCTACGGGTATGTGATGCTGTGGTTGTGGGGTGTATGGATTCCTGTAGCACCCAATTTGGTGATATTAGCTGTCAATGGGGTTGGCTTGAGTGCTTTTGCATTTTACCAGCACGATAAATTCTTGCTATCGCAAATTAACGAACGTCAAAACACAATTCAACATACTTTTACTGTAATTCATAATGGGCCTCTACAAACCCTCGCCTATGGATTAAAGCATATGCGTGCTAAAGATATACCCGATGAACAACTCCTTGAACAATTTGAAAAGCTCAATCTAGAAATTCGAGAAATTGGCGAATTCCTCAAACTTGAAACATTAACCTCAGAAGAAAGTTTGCGTTTAGGAAGCGGATTGATCCTCGAATTGAACCGACCACTTCATAATTTATTATATGAAGTTTATTCAAGTACATTAGAACGTCCTGATTTTGAATATTTTCAAATATTAAAAGTAAAAATTCGTAATTTTGACCCCATTGATGATAAGTATTTAAGTATGGGACAAAAACGTGAACTATGTCTGTTTATGGAAGAAGCTTTGTGTAATGTTGGCAAACATGCCCAAGGAGTAAAGTGTGTTCAAGCAACGGGTATTTATCATGCAAATCAATACAAATTATCCGTCAAAGATAACGGTATTGGGATTATATCAAAGCTAGAAAATAAAGGCACAAAACATTCTAAATTACTCGCGAGAGAATTAGGAGGAGAGTTTCGACGGGAATCGCTTTCCCCTCGCGGGACAATATGCGAACTTAGTTGGAAACCTCGGAAGGTATTTTAG
- a CDS encoding ferric reductase-like transmembrane domain-containing protein: protein MAAIDTAPLENSLGFIALGAYILTLMPTNLRIIFPQTKQANLPKWLLKYRRIIGILAFCLALLHGFLLVKKRDLDFLDPNTYWIYIQGVSTFIIFTLLAITSNDWSVKRLKKNWKRLHTLTYLAMFLLTWHVWDKMLDHWSYLTPIGLVGIVTTTLLFLMRRWLEYRNKQQKAKGKAFSSQIPEKITL, encoded by the coding sequence ATGGCAGCAATCGATACAGCACCGTTAGAAAACAGCTTGGGATTTATAGCTTTAGGAGCTTATATTCTCACCTTAATGCCCACGAATCTCAGAATTATTTTTCCTCAAACTAAACAAGCGAACCTTCCCAAATGGCTGTTGAAATATCGACGAATTATCGGTATTCTGGCTTTCTGCTTGGCTTTGCTTCACGGTTTCCTCTTAGTGAAAAAGAGAGACCTTGATTTTTTAGATCCCAATACCTATTGGATTTATATCCAAGGTGTATCTACCTTTATAATTTTTACCCTATTGGCAATTACTTCTAATGACTGGAGTGTCAAAAGACTGAAAAAAAATTGGAAGCGATTACATACCCTGACTTACTTAGCTATGTTCCTGCTCACTTGGCACGTTTGGGACAAAATGTTAGATCATTGGAGCTATTTAACCCCGATTGGGCTAGTAGGGATTGTCACGACAACTCTTTTATTTCTGATGCGACGCTGGCTTGAATATCGGAATAAACAACAAAAAGCCAAAGGAAAAGCGTTCTCATCTCAAATTCCAGAAAAAATTACTCTATAG
- a CDS encoding DUF928 domain-containing protein: MSHQYLGFWLHSRRLTSLVVGVVFCLSAVPAYAQFKPRDRKPASGYSSAGGSRGCSTSGIPLTQLAPQTFIGKTASTRPMLAWYMSSSQRARFRLFEFLSAKTVKQIGKVKEISTTVGINKLKLPIDYPELTVGKIYFWQIAIDCEARPIVSNVEFTVINPQSLAKNRFSSIPESINYYAENELWYEAFEEALKATSNGKLVETGASLLQELAQSEIPTGSEVDIKIIKQRIEDIQRISSERI, from the coding sequence ATGAGTCATCAATATTTGGGATTTTGGCTACATAGCCGCAGACTTACAAGTTTGGTTGTGGGAGTGGTTTTTTGTCTTAGCGCAGTCCCTGCATATGCTCAGTTTAAACCACGCGATCGCAAACCTGCCAGTGGATATTCCAGTGCGGGTGGTTCGCGTGGATGTTCGACTAGCGGTATCCCTCTGACGCAGCTTGCACCTCAGACATTTATCGGTAAAACCGCTTCCACACGTCCAATGCTTGCTTGGTATATGTCAAGTTCCCAAAGGGCGCGATTCCGACTTTTTGAATTCCTTTCAGCGAAAACCGTTAAACAAATTGGCAAAGTTAAAGAAATATCAACAACAGTCGGGATCAACAAACTAAAACTTCCCATCGATTATCCTGAACTAACTGTAGGAAAAATATATTTCTGGCAAATTGCAATTGACTGCGAAGCGCGTCCAATTGTTAGCAATGTAGAATTTACTGTCATCAACCCTCAATCACTAGCTAAGAACCGATTTTCTAGCATTCCAGAAAGCATAAATTATTATGCGGAAAATGAGTTGTGGTATGAAGCATTTGAAGAAGCATTGAAAGCAACCAGTAATGGAAAATTGGTTGAAACTGGAGCAAGTTTACTTCAAGAACTTGCACAATCTGAAATCCCCACAGGAAGTGAAGTTGATATCAAAATCATTAAACAACGTATCGAAGATATCCAGAGAATTTCAAGCGAAAGAATATAA
- a CDS encoding type II toxin-antitoxin system VapC family toxin, whose protein sequence is MMRRCVLLDTGPLVAVINRSDKFYGWTTTQWANIEPPLLTCEAVISEACFLLKKVYGGQEAVINLVKNGVINIPFKLDEEAIIIGELVKTYQSVPMSLADACLVRMSEQHIDSFLLTFDSDFLIYRRDKNQIIPVIMP, encoded by the coding sequence ATGATGAGGCGATGTGTATTGCTAGATACAGGGCCATTGGTTGCTGTAATTAATCGAAGTGACAAATTTTACGGCTGGACAACAACACAGTGGGCTAATATTGAACCGCCTCTATTAACTTGTGAAGCTGTTATTTCAGAGGCTTGTTTCTTATTAAAAAAGGTTTACGGCGGCCAAGAAGCCGTGATAAATTTGGTCAAGAATGGAGTGATTAATATACCTTTTAAATTGGATGAAGAAGCTATCATTATTGGGGAACTTGTCAAGACTTATCAATCTGTCCCTATGTCTTTAGCTGATGCTTGTTTAGTACGGATGTCTGAACAGCATATAGATAGTTTTTTGTTAACTTTTGATAGTGATTTTCTTATCTATCGTCGGGATAAAAACCAAATTATTCCTGTAATTATGCCATAA